DNA from Daucus carota subsp. sativus chromosome 1, DH1 v3.0, whole genome shotgun sequence:
tctaataaagatactcaattaaattaattaagtggattatattttatttattatttattcatttacTACAACCATTAAGACAAAGAATTACTTTGTCTTGCTCCTTTAAAGACTACTCTAAAACAATTCCATTCTTTGCCTTACTAATGCTTCATGTAGCTTCCAAGACTACTCTAAGACAAAGTGGAAGATTGTCTTTCGAATGGAGTTGAAGACTACTCTAAGACAAAGTGGAAGATTGTCCTATCGAATGGAGTTGATGACTACTCTAAGACAAAGTGCTTGTTTGTCTTTCTGCCGAGTGTGGTGGCTTCCAAGACTACTCTAAGACACAGTGCCATATTGTCCTACCTTGCCATACTTTATCTTGCCCTTGTAGTCCTTGTCTTGCCCATGGTTaattgtcctaccttccctTACTTTGTCTTACTGCCATGATGTGTAAACTTGGTAGGCAATCTCCTTGACTGTCCTACCTTGCCTTTTATTGTCCTGCCCTTGTTGTTTTTGTCCTGCCCTTCATTGTTTTGTCTTTgcaagcttgtaattgtcttatcTCTTCATTGTTTTACAGGttcaaagctttgcctataaatatggcattgttTCTTCATTTATAAGTGTTCATTTCTCTATgatttcaaagcatttgtaagctttcaagttgttcgtaacttgcttgttatatccATAGTTTTctatgctttgatcactcggttgttttaaccactaatctagaatataccctgtcgaatttattctaaaaACATTAGTGGAAATTataactgaaccatattaattatataacgacttaaaacattgttatattaattaattaaaatctgattaacaagttatattctaatcagatttacttccgcgattatttggtatcgattgtattcaacctccccttctacaatcgtatctggacctaacaatgtGTTTCCTAAAACACATATTGGGATTAAAGAGCGTCGCTTTAATGTTCAATGGTATGATACTGGAAATCTTGGCTTGAGTATAGTGTGGATAAAGATGCCGCCTTTTGTTTCATTTGCTATTTGTTCAAGGCTGAAAATACGGCAGGGGCTGATGCTTTTGTTAATGAAGGCTTTAAGTCTTGGAATAAATTATCTACCATTAGAGATCATGTTGGTAAACACATGAGTTGTCATAATAATGCAGTGGTTGCTATGGAATTGTTCAAGAGACAAGAATGCAGCATTAGCAGTGCTTTATAAAAACAAACAGTGGTGATTAAGAATGCATATCACAAGCGATTAGAAGCATCGGTTACAGCCATCAGATGGCTTCTGCTACAAGGGCTTCCATTTCGTGGGCACGATGAAAAAGAAAGTTCAACCAATAGAGGTAATTTTGTATCATTGTTAACTCTTTTCTCCGATAGTTGAAAAAGATATTATACATGCTTGTGCAAAAGAAACGACTAAGTCAATACTTGAAGAGCTTAATGATGGATTTTTTGCAATTCTTGTCGATGAATCTGCTGATACTTCTGATAAGGAACAAATGGCTCTTTGTTTGCGATATGTCAATCAAAAAGGAGAAGTGTGTGAACAATTTATTGGTGTTGTGCACGCTCCCAATACTACTTCATTAACTCTTTTGGTAGCTATTGAGTCATTACTCATGGAATATTCATTGACTTTCTCTAAAGTTCGGGGTCAAGGTTATTATGGGGCGAGTAATATGCAAGGTGCAATCAATGGGCTCAAAACTTTAGTGCAGAATGAATGCCCCCAAGCATACTTTGTTCACTGCTTTGCACATCAACTTCAGTTGACACAAGTTGCAATTGCTAAGAAAAACTCTGATTGTGGTTGGCTCTTTATTGATTTACTTGCACCTCTCTTGAATTTTGTGGGAGGTTcatcaaaaataaaagaatttctTCGAGAAAAACAAGTTGTCCGAGTGGTTGAAGCATTATCTTTGGGTGAAATTGAGACGGGAAGTGGTTTAAATCAAGAACGTGGTTTCAGGAGACCATGTGATACTCGTTGGGGCTCTCACtttaaaacaatattaaatgTTCTTAATTTATATCCCACGATCCTTGAGTCTCTTGATGCTATTGTAGAAGTTTCTGATACAATTGACTCAAATAAAGCTCAATTCATCATCCATCTGTTGATGTCTTTTGACTTTGTGTTTGTGGCTCACTTAATCGTTTCTATATTTGGGATAACAAATGATCTAATTGTGGCATTGCAAAAACATGATCAAGATATTGTAAATGCCATGTCTATGGTTAACATAACCAAGACAAATTTACAGAAGATGCGAGATAAAGGATGGGATTCTCATATGGACAAGGTAACTTCCTTTATGATTAAGTATGGTGTTGAGCTTCCAAATATGGAGGGAAATTATATTGTTCCAGGGAGAAGGTTGTACGAGGCAAAGGCTCTCAGGTAACAAATTTACATCATTTCCGAGTTGAATTATTTATTAGTGTCATTGATCTTTAATTGCAAGAACTTTAAAATCGCTTCCTCGAGGTTAGTAAGGAATTACTTATGTGCATGTCATGCTTTAGTCCCGTTAATAGATTTGCTGCTTTTGACAAAAGTAAATTACTTCGACCTGCTACATTCTACCCAAAGGAGTTTTCAAGTAGTGAATTGTTATTCTTTGACCATTCTCTAGAGAATTTTATTGTTTCCATTAGAGAAGATGAGAGATTTTGGAATTTAGAAAGTCTTGGCGAGCTTTTGGTGAAACTTGTTGAAACGGGAAATCATACAACTCATGAAAGTGTCTACTTGAAACTGAAATTGGTCTTGATTCTCCCTGTTGCAACGACAAGTGTTGAAAGAGTTTTTTCAGGAATGACGCAAGTGAAAGCTAAACTACAAAATTGCATGGGAGATCAAATGTTGAATGATTGTTTGATTACATATCAAGAAAGGGATTTAGTTTTGAATGTTAGATGAATGATATTGTAAATTGTTATCAAAACATGAAAACTCGTCGAGATCAATTGTAGTAATATGAAGTGTTTTCTATATATGaattagtttttttattaatttgttgaTATTAAATTAGTGACACACCATGTATAAAATTCTGTATCCTCCACTGTTTGTAGATGTTGGTGTTTCCCTATTTGTAGATGATGAATAGGCTCCAGTATCTCTCAATTTAGCTCACTTCATGATTTCATTATTTGTTGCAGAAGCTCCCCACTAGGGTTGTCTCCGAAACTCATTCcaatacttataaaaaattggACTTCTTTTTTCTATTTCTCTATGTGGAGTTCATGAGCTAGCCGAGTTATGTTGTACAAATTTGAACCACTCCGTACTCTTCGCTCGGCATGATCAAACACGCTCCATATTGTTAAGCCCCTTCATTTATCCATTGCCATCTTTTTTCAATTGCAATACCTCCTCTCTTGATGAGACCGGGGATACTTTCTTCGCAATATTCACGAAATCCCTCTCAAAATATTTCACCTTTTTGATCAGGTTCGATCATGGGATCAGTTGATACATTTAACCACGCACTGGTTAAGAGCTTGTCTTCATCTCATTTCCATTGACCAATAGCTTCTCGTATGTCTTCAACCTCCTGACAATCATCGTTCATATCGAT
Protein-coding regions in this window:
- the LOC108219344 gene encoding uncharacterized protein LOC108219344; the protein is MCFLKHILGLKSVALMFNGADAFVNEGFKSWNKLSTIRDHVVEKDIIHACAKETTKSILEELNDGFFAILVDESADTSDKEQMALCLRYVNQKGEVCEQFIGVVHAPNTTSLTLLVAIESLLMEYSLTFSKVRGQGYYGASNMQGAINGLKTLVQNECPQAYFVHCFAHQLQLTQVAIAKKNSDCGWLFIDLLAPLLNFVGGSSKIKEFLREKQVVRVVEALSLGEIETGSGLNQERGFRRPCDTRWGSHFKTILNVLNLYPTILESLDAIVEVSDTIDSNKAQFIIHLLMSFDFVFVAHLIVSIFGITNDLIVALQKHDQDIVNAMSMVNITKTNLQKMRDKGWDSHMDKVTSFMIKYGVELPNMEGNYIVPGRRLYEAKALRFAAFDKSKLLRPATFYPKEFSSSELLFFDHSLENFIVSIREDERFWNLESLGELLVKLVETGNHTTHESVYLKLKLVLILPVATTSVERVFSGMTQVKAKLQNCMGDQMLNDCLITYQERDLVLNVR